One window from the genome of Acuticoccus sp. I52.16.1 encodes:
- the mdh gene encoding malate dehydrogenase — protein sequence MARSKIALIGSGQIGGTLAHLAGLKELGDVVLFDIAEGTPQGKALDLYQSSPIDGFDSKLEGANDYSALAGADVVIVTAGVPRKPGMSRDDLLGINLKVMSQVGEGIKTNCPDAFVICITNPLDAMVWALQKFSGLPQNKVVGMAGVLDSARFRTFLAMEFDVSVEDVTAFVLGGHGDTMVPLTRYSTVAGVPLPDLVKMGWTSQEKLDSIVQRTRDGGAEIVGLLKTGSAFYAPAAAAISMAESYLKDKKRVLPCAAYLSGQFGVDDLYVGVPVVLGAGGVERVVEIELQGDEKAQFDSSVNAVKGLLDACKKIDTSLA from the coding sequence ATGGCACGCTCGAAAATCGCGCTCATCGGCTCTGGCCAGATCGGCGGCACGCTGGCTCACCTCGCGGGCCTCAAGGAGCTGGGTGACGTCGTCCTGTTCGACATCGCGGAAGGCACGCCGCAGGGCAAGGCGCTCGACCTCTATCAGTCCTCGCCCATCGACGGCTTCGACTCCAAACTCGAAGGCGCCAACGACTACAGCGCCCTCGCCGGGGCCGACGTCGTCATCGTCACGGCGGGGGTGCCGCGCAAGCCCGGCATGAGCCGCGACGACCTCCTCGGCATCAATCTCAAGGTGATGAGCCAGGTCGGCGAGGGCATCAAGACCAACTGCCCCGACGCCTTCGTCATCTGCATCACCAACCCGCTCGACGCGATGGTGTGGGCGCTGCAGAAGTTCTCCGGCCTGCCGCAGAACAAGGTCGTCGGCATGGCCGGCGTGCTCGACTCGGCCCGCTTCCGCACCTTCCTCGCCATGGAATTCGACGTTTCGGTCGAGGACGTGACCGCGTTCGTGCTGGGCGGCCACGGCGACACGATGGTGCCGCTGACCCGCTACTCCACCGTCGCCGGCGTGCCCCTGCCGGACCTCGTCAAGATGGGCTGGACCAGCCAGGAGAAGCTCGACTCCATCGTCCAGCGCACCCGTGACGGCGGTGCCGAGATCGTCGGCCTCCTGAAGACCGGCTCGGCCTTCTACGCCCCGGCCGCGGCGGCCATCTCGATGGCCGAGTCCTACCTGAAGGACAAGAAGCGCGTCCTTCCCTGCGCGGCCTACCTCTCCGGCCAGTTCGGCGTCGACGACCTCTACGTGGGCGTGCCGGTCGTGCTGGGTGCCGGCGGTGTCGAGCGGGTCGTCGAGATCGAGCTGCAGGGCGACGAGAAGGCCCAGTTCGACAGCTCGGTGAACGCCGTCAAGGGTCTCCTCGATGCCTGCAAGAAGATCGATACGTCGCTGGCGTAG
- the zapE gene encoding cell division protein ZapE encodes MSNSVTKRYEALVAAGEVQHDPAQLAVAAALDDVASDLTAQVAADERGVGGFFRRRLGRTPRAVKGLYVWGEVGRGKTMLMDLFYETIDVERKRRLHFNDFMADAHARIAALRKSKVDDAVVQAADDLAEEARVLCFDEFAVTDIADAMILARLFRQLFARGVTLVATSNVAPNDLYKEGLNRQLFVPFIHALREYVDVVRLDADVDYRLDRLKDFRVWFAPGDEGFERLWATLLGERAAAPTTVKVASRSLDVPRAAGGLARFGFSELVEQPRSANDFIALAKRFHTIFLEDIPVLTPDRRETTRRFINLVDVLYDQKVRLVATAAAEPDALFDPGENGGRYEGFAFARTASRLHEMRSASYLSDLESTPMT; translated from the coding sequence ATGAGCAACAGCGTGACCAAGCGCTACGAGGCGCTGGTGGCCGCGGGCGAAGTGCAGCACGACCCCGCACAGCTCGCCGTCGCCGCGGCGCTGGACGACGTGGCGAGCGACCTCACCGCCCAGGTCGCCGCCGACGAGCGCGGTGTCGGCGGCTTCTTTCGTCGCCGGCTCGGCCGCACGCCGCGGGCGGTGAAGGGGCTCTACGTCTGGGGCGAGGTGGGGCGCGGCAAGACCATGCTGATGGACCTCTTCTACGAGACCATCGACGTGGAGCGGAAACGCCGCCTCCACTTCAACGACTTCATGGCCGACGCCCACGCCAGGATCGCCGCGCTGCGCAAGAGCAAGGTCGACGATGCCGTGGTCCAGGCCGCCGACGACCTCGCCGAGGAGGCGCGCGTCCTGTGCTTCGACGAGTTCGCCGTGACCGACATCGCCGACGCGATGATCCTCGCGCGGCTCTTCCGCCAGCTCTTCGCCCGCGGCGTCACGCTGGTGGCGACTTCGAACGTGGCGCCGAACGATCTCTATAAAGAGGGTCTCAACCGCCAGCTCTTCGTCCCCTTCATCCACGCCCTTCGCGAATATGTCGACGTCGTCCGGCTCGATGCCGACGTCGACTACCGGCTCGACCGGCTGAAGGACTTCCGTGTCTGGTTCGCGCCCGGCGACGAGGGGTTCGAGCGGCTCTGGGCGACGCTGCTGGGCGAGCGGGCCGCCGCGCCGACCACCGTCAAGGTCGCCTCGCGCAGCCTCGACGTGCCGCGGGCGGCGGGGGGCCTGGCCCGCTTCGGGTTCTCCGAGCTGGTCGAACAGCCGCGCAGCGCCAACGACTTCATCGCCCTCGCCAAGCGGTTCCACACCATCTTCCTGGAGGACATCCCCGTCCTCACGCCGGACCGGCGCGAGACCACGCGCCGCTTCATCAACCTCGTCGACGTGCTCTACGATCAGAAGGTCCGCCTCGTCGCGACTGCGGCCGCCGAGCCCGACGCGCTCTTCGACCCCGGCGAGAACGGCGGCCGCTACGAGGGTTTCGCCTTCGCACGCACCGCCTCGCGCCTGCACGAGATGCGCTCGGCGAGCTACCTGTCGGACCTCGAATCCACGCCGATGACCTGA
- a CDS encoding enoyl-CoA hydratase, whose translation MADYKTILTETDGAVGIVTLNRPKALNALNVELIDELVDALRAFDADDAIGCMIITGSEKAFAAGADITEMAGKSFADAYGEDFLSRWDRVATMRKPVIAAVAGFALGGGCEVAMMCDIVIAADTARFGQPEINLGVIPGVGGTQRLTHAIGKAKAMDLVLTGRMMDAAEAERSGLVSRVVPAAELMAEARKAAATIASKGRPSVHAAKEAVNRAFEAPLAEGNRFERRIFHSLFATEDQKEGMAAFLEKRKPVFQNR comes from the coding sequence GTGGCCGACTACAAAACCATCCTGACCGAGACGGACGGTGCCGTCGGCATCGTGACGCTCAATCGGCCGAAGGCGCTCAACGCGCTGAACGTCGAGCTCATCGACGAGCTGGTCGACGCGTTGCGCGCCTTCGACGCCGACGACGCGATCGGCTGCATGATCATCACCGGGTCCGAGAAGGCGTTCGCCGCCGGCGCCGACATCACCGAGATGGCCGGCAAGTCCTTCGCCGACGCCTACGGCGAGGACTTCCTGTCACGCTGGGACCGCGTCGCGACGATGCGGAAGCCGGTCATCGCGGCGGTCGCCGGCTTCGCCCTCGGCGGTGGCTGCGAGGTGGCAATGATGTGCGACATCGTCATCGCCGCCGACACCGCGCGCTTCGGCCAGCCGGAGATCAACCTCGGTGTCATCCCCGGCGTCGGCGGCACCCAGCGGCTGACGCACGCGATCGGCAAGGCGAAGGCGATGGACCTGGTGCTGACCGGTCGGATGATGGACGCCGCCGAGGCGGAGCGCTCGGGCCTGGTGTCGCGCGTGGTCCCGGCGGCGGAGCTGATGGCGGAGGCGCGCAAGGCGGCGGCGACGATCGCCTCCAAGGGCCGCCCGTCGGTCCACGCCGCCAAGGAGGCGGTGAACCGGGCGTTCGAGGCACCGCTCGCCGAAGGCAACCGTTTCGAGCGGCGAATCTTCCATAGCCTGTTCGCCACCGAGGACCAGAAAGAGGGGATGGCGGCCTTCCTGGAGAAGCGCAAACCGGTGTTCCAGAACCGCTAA
- the rpsT gene encoding 30S ribosomal protein S20, translating to MANTKSAQKMVRKLNKRTAINGARRSRMRTFVRKLEDALRSGDKSAAQEAFNHAQPEIMRAAQKGILHKNTASRKVSRLASRVKALG from the coding sequence ATGGCCAATACAAAGTCCGCCCAGAAGATGGTCCGCAAGCTGAACAAGCGGACTGCGATCAACGGTGCGCGCCGCTCGCGCATGCGCACCTTCGTGCGCAAGCTCGAAGATGCGCTCCGCTCCGGCGACAAGAGCGCCGCGCAGGAGGCGTTCAACCACGCCCAGCCCGAGATCATGCGCGCCGCCCAGAAGGGGATCCTTCACAAGAACACCGCCTCGCGCAAAGTCTCGCGCCTGGCGAGCCGCGTGAAGGCGCTCGGCTGA
- a CDS encoding rhodanese-like domain-containing protein, whose protein sequence is MMQTGNPPISEVTPDEAYNELMNDPSARLVDVRTKAEWAYVGLPDLTAAPSGEPVLLEWQVFPTMAVADDFGQSLQSACPDPSTALYFICRSGARSLAAARLMGALGYERCFNVTDGFEGPPDGAGHRGTVAGWKASGLPWRQT, encoded by the coding sequence ATGATGCAAACCGGCAATCCACCCATTTCAGAGGTCACGCCCGACGAGGCCTACAACGAGCTGATGAACGACCCGTCCGCTCGCCTCGTCGATGTGCGCACCAAAGCCGAGTGGGCCTACGTAGGCCTGCCCGATCTCACCGCGGCTCCGTCCGGCGAGCCTGTCCTCCTCGAGTGGCAGGTGTTCCCGACGATGGCCGTCGCCGACGACTTTGGCCAGTCGCTCCAGAGCGCCTGCCCGGATCCGTCGACAGCGCTCTATTTCATCTGCCGCAGCGGGGCCCGCAGCCTCGCCGCCGCAAGGTTGATGGGCGCTCTCGGCTACGAGAGGTGCTTCAACGTCACCGACGGCTTCGAAGGGCCGCCGGACGGCGCAGGGCACCGTGGCACTGTCGCCGGGTGGAAAGCATCCGGTCTCCCCTGGCGGCAGACTTAG
- the dnaA gene encoding chromosomal replication initiator protein DnaA — protein sequence MEPTQASAGTTESKDSETWSQIKLELRSAHGEDIYTSWFERIEFESVSNTVVDLSTPTSFIRHWVQTHYATDIVQRWRAVRPDIGEVRFKVRSSLRPKTRPVRSGPAAGAPNTVDQTNGSAAPRRQIDGPPVPPNSAGGLEGSALDARHSFASLVEGPSNQLAVAVAKKVAFAQPGERAAYNPLFVTGAVGLGKTHLLQAIAGAANPARRTLYLTAEHFMYRFVSAVMNRTTISFKDILRDIDVLLIDDIQFLNGAKVQEEFGHTLTTLVDSQRQVVIAADRAPADLEGLDARVRSRLSGGLLVELTPPDYAMRKAILEQRISVQHEMFEDLVFPEEVVDFVARSITTNGRDLDGAVNRLVAHNQLTSAPIDLKMAENALRDLLRARESKKPKIEDIQRVTSQHFNVSRQDLVSARRTKVIVRPRQIAMYLSKTLTPRSLPEIGRRFGNRDHTTVLHAVRKVEDLITKDTQMAEDIETLKRLLDQ from the coding sequence ATGGAGCCAACCCAAGCATCGGCCGGAACGACTGAAAGCAAAGATAGCGAAACCTGGTCTCAGATTAAGTTAGAACTTCGCTCTGCCCACGGCGAGGATATCTATACGTCGTGGTTCGAGCGCATCGAGTTCGAATCCGTTTCGAATACCGTCGTCGACCTGTCCACGCCGACGTCGTTTATCCGGCACTGGGTGCAGACCCACTACGCGACCGACATCGTCCAGCGCTGGCGCGCTGTGCGCCCCGATATCGGCGAGGTGCGCTTCAAGGTGCGTTCCTCGCTCCGTCCCAAGACCCGGCCCGTCCGCAGCGGTCCCGCCGCGGGTGCCCCCAACACCGTCGATCAGACCAACGGGTCGGCCGCCCCGCGCCGTCAGATCGACGGCCCTCCCGTTCCGCCGAATTCGGCCGGCGGCCTCGAGGGATCGGCATTGGATGCACGCCACTCGTTCGCGAGCCTCGTAGAAGGCCCGTCGAACCAGCTCGCGGTCGCGGTCGCCAAGAAGGTGGCCTTCGCCCAACCCGGTGAGCGGGCGGCGTACAACCCGCTGTTCGTCACCGGGGCCGTCGGCCTCGGCAAGACGCACCTGCTGCAGGCCATCGCCGGCGCCGCCAACCCAGCCCGCCGCACGCTCTACCTGACGGCGGAGCACTTCATGTACCGGTTCGTCTCCGCGGTGATGAACCGCACGACGATCTCGTTCAAAGACATCCTGCGTGACATCGACGTCCTGCTCATCGACGACATCCAGTTCCTGAATGGCGCCAAGGTGCAGGAGGAGTTCGGGCATACCCTGACGACCCTCGTCGACAGCCAGCGCCAGGTGGTGATCGCCGCCGATCGTGCTCCTGCCGATCTGGAAGGCCTCGATGCGCGGGTCCGCTCGCGCCTCAGCGGCGGTCTCCTCGTGGAACTGACGCCGCCGGACTACGCCATGCGCAAGGCGATCCTCGAGCAGCGCATCTCGGTCCAGCACGAGATGTTCGAGGATCTCGTCTTCCCCGAGGAAGTGGTCGACTTCGTGGCCCGGTCGATCACCACCAACGGGCGCGACCTCGACGGTGCGGTCAACCGCCTCGTCGCCCACAACCAGCTGACCTCCGCGCCGATCGACCTGAAAATGGCCGAGAACGCGCTGCGCGATCTGCTTCGCGCTCGCGAGAGCAAGAAGCCGAAGATCGAGGACATCCAGCGGGTCACGTCGCAGCACTTCAACGTGTCGCGCCAGGACCTGGTCTCCGCCCGCCGCACCAAGGTGATCGTGCGTCCGCGGCAGATCGCGATGTACCTGTCCAAGACGCTGACGCCGCGCTCGCTCCCCGAGATCGGCCGCCGGTTCGGCAACCGCGACCACACCACCGTCCTGCACGCGGTGCGAAAGGTCGAGGACCTGATCACCAAGGACACGCAGATGGCAGAGGACATCGAGACGCTGAAGCGCCTCCTCGACCAATAA
- the dnaN gene encoding DNA polymerase III subunit beta has translation MRATLERAHLLKPLSHVQRVVERRNTIPILSNVLIRADGASLTLKATDLDLELIETVEAGVEQPGAITVPAHMLHDIVRKIPEGARIALETNPDGSTMTLTAGRSRFALQMLPESDYPDITGGEFTHAFKLKAADFKWLIDRTQFAISTEETRYYLNGIYFHAVDAPGGAMFRAVATDGHRLAQAQVEAPEGAAGMPGIIVPRKTVGELQRLMENPEAELTIELSDTKIRVTFANVVLTSKLIDGTFPDYDRVIPKNNTKIMHVDRIDFAAAVDRVSTVSSERGRAVKLSLTDGSLTLSVINPDSGTATDELVVDFDSEPLDIGFNSKYLLDITSQLGSENATFALADPGSPTLIHDGDAEKTLYVLMPMRV, from the coding sequence ATGCGTGCGACCCTCGAACGGGCCCATCTCCTGAAGCCCCTCAGTCACGTCCAGCGGGTCGTTGAACGCCGCAATACGATCCCGATTCTGTCGAACGTGCTGATCCGGGCCGACGGGGCGAGCCTCACCCTCAAGGCGACCGACCTCGACCTCGAGCTGATCGAGACCGTCGAGGCCGGTGTCGAGCAGCCCGGCGCGATCACGGTGCCGGCCCACATGCTGCACGACATCGTCCGCAAGATTCCCGAGGGCGCCCGCATCGCGCTGGAGACCAACCCCGACGGGTCGACCATGACGCTGACCGCCGGCCGGTCGCGCTTCGCCCTGCAGATGCTGCCCGAGAGCGACTATCCGGACATCACCGGCGGCGAGTTCACCCACGCGTTCAAGCTTAAGGCCGCCGACTTCAAGTGGCTGATCGACCGGACGCAGTTCGCGATCTCCACCGAGGAGACCCGCTACTACCTCAACGGCATCTACTTCCACGCCGTCGACGCGCCGGGCGGGGCCATGTTCCGCGCCGTGGCGACCGACGGCCACCGCCTCGCCCAGGCGCAGGTGGAGGCGCCGGAGGGCGCGGCCGGGATGCCCGGCATCATCGTGCCGCGCAAGACCGTCGGCGAATTGCAGCGTCTGATGGAGAACCCCGAGGCCGAACTCACCATCGAGCTCAGCGACACGAAGATCCGCGTCACCTTCGCCAACGTGGTGCTGACGTCCAAGCTGATCGACGGCACCTTCCCCGACTACGACCGCGTGATCCCGAAGAACAACACCAAGATCATGCACGTCGACCGGATCGACTTCGCCGCCGCCGTCGACCGCGTCTCCACGGTCTCGTCCGAGCGCGGCCGTGCGGTGAAACTCTCCCTGACCGACGGGTCGCTGACCCTCTCCGTCATCAACCCGGACTCCGGCACCGCCACCGACGAGCTGGTCGTCGACTTCGACTCCGAGCCGCTCGACATCGGCTTCAACTCAAAATACCTGCTCGACATCACCAGCCAGCTCGGCTCCGAGAACGCCACATTCGCCCTCGCCGACCCCGGCTCGCCCACCCTCATCCACGACGGCGACGCGGAGAAGACGCTCTACGTCCTCATGCCGATGCGCGTGTGA
- the recF gene encoding DNA replication/repair protein RecF — MPPSEPAPTRVRLTRLGLSQFRNYTEARLCAARDHVVLAGPNGSGKTNVLEAISLLSPGRGLRRATYAEMIRQGAPAETGWAVSARVDKGGEESAVGTGLQGEGSRIVRVDGADARPDDLTRVARVLWLTPAMDGLFTGGTSDRRRFLDRLALALFPQHGRRANAYERAMRQRNKMFEDGVSDARWYEAVEREMAEHGAAMAAARVELIVKLNAAQAVRALDGGDFPQAVLALAGDEGDADGPGFARRLREGRGRDRAAGRALGGPHRVDLKVTHVEKDMPAGLASTGEQKALLIGIVLGHAALVARVTGETPILLLDEVAAHLDPARRAALYDTLDALGAQTFMTGTDESLFTALGERADRFRVEAGTITPQ; from the coding sequence GTGCCGCCCTCCGAGCCAGCGCCCACGCGCGTCCGCCTGACGCGTCTCGGCCTCTCCCAGTTCCGCAACTATACCGAGGCGCGCCTCTGCGCGGCGCGTGATCACGTCGTGCTCGCCGGCCCCAACGGCTCGGGCAAGACCAACGTGCTGGAGGCGATCTCGCTGCTGTCGCCCGGTCGGGGCCTGCGGCGCGCGACCTATGCCGAGATGATCCGGCAGGGGGCCCCGGCCGAAACCGGCTGGGCGGTCTCGGCGCGGGTGGACAAGGGGGGCGAGGAAAGCGCGGTCGGCACCGGCCTGCAAGGCGAGGGGAGCCGCATCGTGCGTGTCGACGGCGCCGACGCGCGGCCCGACGACCTGACCCGCGTCGCTCGCGTCCTCTGGCTCACACCGGCGATGGACGGGCTCTTCACCGGCGGCACATCCGACCGGCGCCGCTTTCTGGACCGGCTGGCGCTGGCGTTGTTCCCGCAGCACGGCCGCCGCGCCAACGCCTACGAGCGTGCGATGCGCCAGCGCAACAAGATGTTCGAAGACGGCGTGTCCGACGCGCGCTGGTACGAGGCGGTCGAGCGCGAGATGGCCGAGCACGGCGCCGCGATGGCGGCTGCCCGCGTCGAGCTGATCGTGAAGCTGAACGCCGCCCAGGCCGTGCGTGCGCTGGACGGGGGGGACTTCCCGCAAGCCGTGCTCGCCCTCGCCGGCGACGAGGGCGACGCCGACGGACCCGGTTTTGCCCGCCGCCTGCGCGAAGGGCGCGGGCGCGACCGCGCGGCGGGGCGGGCGCTCGGCGGGCCGCACCGCGTCGACCTCAAGGTGACGCACGTGGAGAAGGACATGCCCGCCGGCCTCGCCTCCACCGGCGAGCAGAAGGCCCTCCTCATCGGCATCGTCCTCGGCCACGCGGCGCTGGTCGCCCGTGTCACCGGCGAGACGCCGATCCTCCTTCTCGACGAGGTCGCCGCCCACCTCGACCCGGCGCGCCGCGCCGCGCTCTACGACACCCTCGACGCCCTCGGCGCTCAGACCTTCATGACGGGAACCGACGAGAGCCTCTTCACCGCGTTGGGCGAGCGTGCCGACCGCTTCCGCGTCGAGGCCGGGACCATCACCCCGCAATAG
- a CDS encoding phytoene/squalene synthase family protein has translation MNEAAAARATLARGSKSFAAASTLLPPALRDDVARLYAWCRHADDVIDGQDLGHGERVVPDPAARLAELRRQTDTALAGASVAPVFAGFAAVARRHGISRSLAHDHLDGFAMDVDGRTYATIDELAAYCYGVAGAVGVMMALVMGVAPEEADTLDRACDLGLAFQMTNIARDVVADAAVGRLYLPTTWLAEAGVPPYPDAVRAPAHAPAVHTVAVRLVHEAEPYYRSARVGLARLPLRARWAVASASAVYREIGVRRQAAGPAGLAERVGTTKAEKLRLIAGALGPTLSRPRATPSRGGLWTRPRHAGDGTRP, from the coding sequence ATGAACGAGGCGGCGGCCGCCCGCGCCACGCTCGCCCGCGGTTCGAAGAGTTTCGCGGCCGCCTCGACGCTGCTGCCGCCGGCGCTGCGCGACGACGTCGCCCGCCTCTATGCCTGGTGCCGGCACGCGGACGACGTGATCGACGGGCAGGATCTCGGCCACGGGGAGCGCGTGGTGCCGGACCCGGCCGCCCGGCTCGCCGAGCTGCGCCGCCAGACCGACACGGCCCTCGCGGGGGCGTCAGTGGCGCCGGTGTTCGCCGGGTTCGCGGCGGTGGCGCGGCGACACGGGATCTCCCGGTCGCTGGCGCACGACCACCTGGACGGGTTCGCGATGGACGTCGACGGTCGCACCTACGCCACGATCGACGAGCTGGCGGCCTACTGCTACGGCGTCGCCGGCGCGGTGGGCGTGATGATGGCGCTCGTGATGGGTGTCGCGCCGGAGGAGGCGGACACGCTGGACCGCGCCTGCGACCTCGGCCTCGCCTTCCAGATGACCAACATCGCGCGCGACGTGGTGGCGGACGCGGCGGTCGGCCGCCTGTACCTCCCCACGACGTGGCTCGCCGAAGCCGGCGTCCCCCCATATCCCGACGCCGTCCGCGCCCCGGCGCACGCCCCTGCCGTGCACACGGTCGCGGTGCGCCTGGTGCATGAGGCCGAGCCCTACTACCGCTCGGCGCGTGTGGGTCTGGCGCGCTTGCCGCTGCGGGCGCGATGGGCGGTCGCCTCGGCGAGCGCGGTGTACCGGGAGATCGGCGTGCGTCGGCAGGCCGCGGGGCCGGCGGGCCTGGCCGAGCGGGTCGGCACCACCAAGGCGGAGAAGTTGCGCCTCATCGCCGGCGCCCTCGGCCCCACCCTCTCCCGCCCGCGCGCCACGCCCTCGCGCGGCGGCCTCTGGACGCGGCCGCGCCATGCCGGGGACGGGACGCGACCGTAG
- a CDS encoding phytoene desaturase → MQRAIVIGAGFGGIALAIRLQSAGIATTIVEGRDKPGGRAYVYEDDGFVFDAGPTVITDPTCLEELFTLAGRTLDDYVTLLPVSPFYQLRWDDGTVFDYVNDQAELDRQIDAINPRDVDGYARFLAYSKALLEEGYVKLGTAPFLSVGSMLRVAPQLVRLQSYRTLYAKVASFIEDEHLRQAFSFHTLLVGGNPFATSAIYGLIHALERRWGVWFAQGGTGALVAGMVRLFEELGGQVRLASPVAAIETDGDRATGVRLATGERLAADIVASNADVMHTYASLLGGTARGEAQARRLAKKRYSNSLFVVYFGLDRDVPGDLEHHTVLFGPRYRELIGEIFAGPELPEDFSLYLHAPSKTDPSMAPEGRSAYYVLAPVPHLGAASIDWDAAGPAYRDLILAELERRAIPRLRETLVTCRTFTPADFSRELNAHLGSAFSLEPILTQSAFFRCHNRDDTIANLYFVGAGTHPGAGVPGVVGSAKATAQLIVGERVAPSPTDR, encoded by the coding sequence ATGCAGCGGGCGATCGTAATCGGAGCCGGATTCGGGGGAATCGCGCTCGCCATCCGGCTCCAGTCCGCCGGGATCGCGACCACGATCGTCGAGGGGCGCGACAAGCCCGGCGGGCGCGCCTACGTCTACGAGGACGACGGCTTCGTGTTCGATGCCGGCCCCACCGTCATCACCGATCCGACGTGCCTGGAGGAGCTGTTCACACTCGCCGGCCGCACGCTGGACGACTACGTGACGCTGCTGCCGGTCTCGCCCTTCTACCAATTGCGCTGGGACGACGGGACGGTGTTCGACTACGTCAACGACCAGGCCGAGCTCGACCGGCAGATCGACGCGATCAACCCCCGCGACGTCGACGGCTATGCCCGCTTCCTCGCCTACTCCAAGGCGCTGCTGGAGGAAGGTTACGTCAAGCTGGGCACCGCGCCGTTCCTGTCGGTCGGTTCGATGTTGCGCGTGGCGCCGCAGCTGGTGCGCCTGCAGAGCTACCGCACCCTCTACGCCAAGGTCGCGAGCTTCATCGAGGACGAGCATCTGCGCCAGGCGTTCTCGTTCCACACGCTGCTGGTCGGCGGCAACCCGTTCGCCACCAGCGCGATCTACGGGCTGATCCACGCGCTGGAACGCCGCTGGGGCGTGTGGTTCGCGCAGGGCGGCACCGGGGCGCTGGTGGCCGGCATGGTCCGCCTCTTCGAGGAGCTGGGCGGGCAGGTGCGCCTCGCCTCCCCCGTCGCGGCGATCGAGACGGACGGCGACCGTGCGACGGGCGTCCGCCTCGCCACGGGCGAGCGGCTGGCGGCCGACATCGTCGCCTCCAACGCGGACGTGATGCACACCTACGCCTCGCTCCTCGGCGGTACCGCGCGCGGCGAGGCGCAGGCGCGGCGACTGGCGAAGAAGCGCTATTCGAACTCCCTCTTCGTCGTCTACTTCGGCCTCGACCGGGACGTGCCGGGCGACCTGGAGCATCACACCGTGCTCTTCGGACCGCGGTACCGCGAGCTGATCGGCGAGATCTTCGCCGGGCCGGAGCTGCCGGAGGACTTCTCGCTCTACCTGCACGCACCGTCGAAGACGGACCCGTCGATGGCACCGGAGGGGCGGAGCGCCTACTACGTGCTCGCCCCGGTGCCGCACCTGGGTGCCGCGTCGATCGACTGGGATGCGGCCGGACCGGCCTACCGCGACCTCATCCTCGCCGAGCTGGAGCGCCGCGCGATCCCGCGGCTGCGCGAGACGCTGGTCACCTGCCGCACCTTCACCCCGGCCGACTTCTCGCGCGAGCTGAACGCGCACCTCGGCTCGGCGTTCTCGCTGGAGCCGATCCTGACGCAGTCGGCCTTCTTCCGCTGTCACAACCGGGACGACACCATCGCCAACCTCTACTTCGTCGGTGCGGGCACGCATCCGGGCGCGGGGGTGCCGGGGGTGGTCGGCTCGGCGAAGGCGACGGCGCAGCTCATCGTGGGCGAGCGGGTGGCCCCGTCGCCGACGGACCGATGA